A section of the Aneurinibacillus sp. REN35 genome encodes:
- a CDS encoding cytochrome C assembly family protein, with protein MFRESLIYDAIIYIYACSILLYFADFLNRSRKVNRIAFWLLAVVWTLQSVFFVLSMMEKDYFPVLTLFETLFFYSWILVTFSLIINYLFRIDLLVFFTNVLGFSVLALNFFANKDASPMIAERLTSELLFLHISLALLAYGMFSLSFIFSLMYLVEDRMLKQKMWNKWLQRLPGLGLLDSYSYRLNMIGVPLLLLALILGAIWAHLKVSANIWLDPKVLASIGVLVAYSLYLYQRVTYGWAGKKLALWNAAAFSLILLNYLISGSFSSFHLWL; from the coding sequence GTGTTTCGTGAAAGCTTAATTTATGACGCAATCATTTATATTTATGCTTGCAGCATTTTATTGTACTTTGCTGATTTTCTAAACCGCAGCCGGAAGGTAAATCGAATCGCCTTCTGGCTGCTTGCCGTTGTATGGACGCTGCAAAGCGTCTTTTTTGTCCTCAGCATGATGGAAAAAGATTATTTTCCCGTATTAACACTGTTTGAGACGCTCTTTTTTTATTCATGGATACTGGTGACATTTTCCCTTATTATCAATTATTTGTTCCGCATTGATTTGTTGGTTTTTTTTACGAATGTATTAGGGTTTTCCGTGCTTGCCCTTAACTTTTTTGCCAACAAGGACGCCTCTCCTATGATCGCTGAGCGGCTTACTTCAGAGCTTTTGTTCCTGCATATTAGTCTGGCTCTGCTTGCTTATGGCATGTTTTCACTTTCGTTTATTTTTTCACTGATGTATCTTGTAGAAGACCGGATGCTGAAGCAGAAGATGTGGAACAAGTGGCTGCAGCGTCTCCCTGGGCTCGGACTATTGGATAGCTATTCTTATCGTTTGAATATGATTGGCGTCCCGCTTCTGTTGTTAGCGCTTATTCTCGGCGCGATATGGGCTCATCTGAAAGTGAGCGCCAATATATGGCTTGATCCTAAGGTGCTTGCTTCTATAGGGGTACTTGTTGCGTATTCGCTGTATTTATACCAACGGGTTACGTACGGTTGGGCAGGCAAAAAGCTGGCGTTGTGGAATGCGGCTGCCTTCTCGCTGATTTTGTTAAATTATTTGATCTCCGGATCATTTTCATCTTTTCATCTATGGTTATAG
- the hemC gene encoding hydroxymethylbilane synthase, with the protein MRKIVVGSRQSALALTQTNWVIDRLKSLGLPFEFEVKKIVTKGDRILDVTLSKVGGKGLFVKEIEQALLDGEIDMAVHSMKDMPALLPDGLMIGCIPKRVDVRDVLISEDGSSLDSLPEGSIVGTSSLRRAAQLKALRPDLVIEPIRGNIETRMRKLKEESFSAIILAAAGLERMQWDGNVTEFLPVEVSLPAVGQGALAIECRENDAELLELLSRLNDSDTARAVEAERAFLRTLEGGCQVPIAAHATITGDTVSLTGLVADPDGTVVLKETMESIHPQELGITLANKLKEQGAGDILEKVYKDNQA; encoded by the coding sequence ATGAGAAAAATCGTAGTCGGTTCTAGACAAAGCGCATTGGCGCTGACACAGACCAATTGGGTGATCGATCGGTTGAAAAGCCTCGGACTTCCTTTTGAATTTGAAGTGAAAAAGATTGTGACGAAAGGTGACCGCATTCTCGATGTAACGTTATCAAAAGTAGGCGGTAAGGGATTGTTCGTCAAAGAAATTGAACAGGCACTTCTGGATGGAGAGATTGATATGGCTGTGCACAGCATGAAGGATATGCCTGCACTGCTGCCGGATGGGCTGATGATTGGCTGCATTCCGAAGCGTGTGGACGTGCGTGATGTGCTAATCAGCGAGGATGGCTCCTCCCTTGATTCTCTGCCGGAAGGTTCGATTGTAGGCACGAGCAGCCTGCGACGAGCGGCACAGCTTAAAGCGCTGCGTCCGGATCTGGTGATTGAACCGATTCGCGGCAACATTGAGACGCGGATGCGCAAGCTAAAGGAAGAAAGCTTCTCGGCAATTATTCTGGCGGCGGCAGGGTTGGAGCGTATGCAGTGGGATGGAAATGTCACAGAATTTCTCCCGGTAGAAGTAAGCCTGCCTGCTGTGGGACAGGGTGCGCTTGCCATCGAATGCCGTGAGAATGATGCGGAGCTGCTGGAACTATTAAGCAGGCTCAATGATTCAGATACAGCCCGGGCGGTAGAAGCAGAACGCGCTTTCTTGCGTACGCTTGAAGGTGGATGCCAGGTGCCGATCGCTGCGCATGCGACCATAACGGGGGATACAGTTTCCCTAACGGGTCTTGTAGCCGATCCGGATGGAACCGTCGTACTGAAAGAGACGATGGAGAGTATACATCCACAAGAGCTGGGCATAACGCTTGCTAATAAGCTAAAAGAGCAAGGAGCCGGCGATATTTTAGAAAAAGTGTATAAGGATAATCAGGCATGA
- a CDS encoding uroporphyrinogen-III synthase, producing the protein MNTAHSLAGRRIVVTREQAQAQEFIRKIEERGGEAIACPVIRLTPPIDGTMLDCALQKLSAFDWIFFTSVNGVVFFFRRMLELGVDMKQFGGRIAAVGTKTAAALEARGLSVQHIPGSFTAEHLLAAMKGTLRPGQKVLLPRSSIGRDVLPHGLRELGMEVTDAPAYDTVKTKEKIGEMKALLANKQIDMITFTSPSTARYFLDEFSVQERHDCLEGLHIAAIGPITAKAVQEAGLDVHVMGDEYSIDGLIEAMSNYNGW; encoded by the coding sequence ATGAATACCGCGCATTCTCTCGCAGGCCGTCGGATTGTGGTAACGAGAGAGCAAGCGCAGGCACAGGAATTTATACGAAAAATAGAAGAACGGGGCGGCGAGGCTATCGCCTGCCCGGTGATTCGTCTCACTCCGCCAATTGACGGAACGATGCTGGATTGTGCGCTGCAAAAGCTTTCTGCTTTTGACTGGATTTTCTTCACCAGCGTGAATGGGGTAGTTTTCTTCTTCCGCCGGATGTTGGAACTTGGGGTTGATATGAAACAATTTGGCGGTAGGATTGCCGCCGTAGGCACGAAAACAGCCGCCGCGCTCGAAGCACGGGGGCTATCCGTGCAGCATATTCCAGGTTCATTTACTGCAGAGCATTTGCTTGCGGCGATGAAGGGTACACTACGACCAGGACAGAAAGTACTGCTTCCCAGGTCTTCGATTGGGCGCGATGTACTGCCTCATGGCCTGCGCGAGCTCGGTATGGAAGTGACAGATGCGCCTGCGTATGATACGGTAAAAACGAAGGAAAAGATTGGTGAGATGAAAGCCCTTCTTGCCAATAAGCAGATTGATATGATTACATTTACCAGTCCTTCGACTGCCCGCTATTTTTTGGACGAATTCAGTGTACAGGAACGTCACGATTGTCTAGAGGGTCTACATATTGCCGCCATCGGTCCGATTACGGCAAAAGCGGTGCAGGAAGCCGGGCTTGACGTCCATGTAATGGGCGATGAATACAGCATTGACGGGCTCATTGAAGCCATGTCGAACTATAACGGGTGGTAA
- the hemB gene encoding porphobilinogen synthase, with product MSLNFQRHRRLRTTAAMRNLVRETSLHANDFIYPFFVVEGNDVKREIPSMPGVFHYSLDRLEEEIQEVVELGIQSVILFGVPDNKDACGSEAYAENGIVQQATRKVKSWAPHLVTMADTCLCQYTDHGHCGMIHDEYVDNDASLELLVKTAVSQAAAGADVIAPSNMMDGFVAAIRQGLDDAGYVTTPIMSYAVKYASQFYGPFRDAAHSTPQFGDRKTYQMDPANRREAMREAASDVEEGADMLMVKPAMAYMDIIREVKDNFDLPVAAYNVSGEYSMIKAAAERGWVDEKGITLELLTSLKRAGADMILTYSAKDAARWLKEID from the coding sequence ATGTCTTTGAATTTTCAGCGCCATCGTCGTCTGCGTACAACAGCCGCGATGAGAAATCTCGTCCGTGAAACATCTCTTCACGCAAATGATTTTATCTATCCTTTTTTTGTTGTAGAAGGCAATGATGTAAAGCGTGAAATTCCTTCAATGCCAGGTGTATTCCACTATTCACTTGATCGTTTGGAAGAAGAAATACAAGAAGTCGTGGAACTTGGGATTCAATCTGTCATCCTATTTGGCGTACCGGATAATAAAGATGCCTGTGGCTCGGAAGCGTATGCTGAAAATGGCATCGTACAGCAGGCCACCCGCAAAGTAAAAAGCTGGGCGCCACATTTGGTCACCATGGCGGATACGTGCCTGTGTCAATATACAGACCATGGACATTGCGGCATGATTCATGATGAATACGTTGATAATGATGCAAGCCTTGAACTCCTCGTAAAAACGGCTGTATCTCAGGCTGCTGCAGGTGCCGATGTGATCGCACCGTCCAACATGATGGATGGATTCGTAGCAGCCATTCGTCAAGGACTTGACGATGCGGGTTATGTTACTACACCGATTATGTCATATGCGGTCAAATATGCTTCGCAGTTCTACGGCCCGTTCCGTGATGCCGCGCATTCTACTCCGCAGTTCGGTGACCGGAAGACATACCAGATGGACCCGGCTAATCGTCGTGAAGCGATGCGTGAGGCAGCGTCTGATGTTGAAGAAGGCGCTGATATGTTGATGGTAAAACCGGCAATGGCTTATATGGATATTATTCGTGAAGTAAAAGACAACTTTGATTTGCCTGTAGCGGCATACAACGTAAGCGGAGAATATTCCATGATTAAGGCGGCAGCAGAACGTGGATGGGTTGATGAAAAAGGAATTACGCTAGAACTTCTCACCAGTCTAAAACGTGCGGGCGCTGATATGATTCTCACATATTCCGCCAAAGATGCGGCACGCTGGTTAAAAGAAATCGACTAA
- the hemL gene encoding glutamate-1-semialdehyde 2,1-aminomutase — translation MHKGYNTSIQSFAEAKKYMPGGVNSPVRAFKSVGMNPVYMERGMGSKIYDVDGNEYIDYVGSWGPLILGHCHPAVQEALRVTLEKGTSFGAPTVLETDMAKLVCEIVPSVEVVRMVNSGTEATMSALRLARGYTKRDKIMKFEGCYHGHGDSLLIKAGSGVATLGLPDSPGVPSSIASHTITVPYNDLESVKVAFERYGHELAAVIVEPVAGNMGVVPALPGFLEGLRALTQEYGTVLIFDEVMTGFRVGYHCAQGRFGITPDLTTMGKVIGGGLPVGAYGGKEEIMRQIAPDGPVYQAGTLSGNPLAMAAGYATLQELGKPGMYEELERKSIRLAEGIAANAQEVGIPLQINGIGSMVGVFFTDQQVINYETAKTSDLERFAKYFRLMLEEGVSLPPSQFEGMFVSMAHTDEDIERTIEANYNALKKL, via the coding sequence ATGCATAAGGGATACAATACATCAATTCAAAGTTTTGCAGAGGCAAAGAAATATATGCCGGGCGGTGTAAACAGCCCGGTCCGTGCATTCAAATCGGTCGGCATGAATCCGGTTTATATGGAGCGTGGGATGGGATCTAAGATCTATGATGTGGACGGCAACGAATACATCGACTATGTAGGCTCCTGGGGACCGCTTATTCTTGGACACTGTCATCCAGCGGTACAGGAAGCGCTCCGCGTGACGCTGGAAAAGGGAACAAGTTTTGGTGCACCGACTGTGCTGGAGACGGATATGGCCAAGTTGGTATGTGAAATCGTTCCTTCCGTTGAAGTTGTACGGATGGTGAACTCTGGCACAGAAGCAACCATGAGTGCGCTTCGTCTAGCGCGCGGTTATACGAAGCGCGATAAAATTATGAAGTTTGAAGGCTGCTATCACGGTCATGGCGATAGCCTGCTGATCAAGGCTGGTTCCGGTGTAGCCACACTAGGGCTGCCGGATAGCCCTGGTGTTCCTTCCTCTATTGCTTCACACACGATTACGGTTCCATACAACGATTTAGAGAGCGTGAAAGTGGCGTTTGAGCGTTATGGTCATGAACTGGCTGCTGTCATTGTTGAGCCGGTAGCGGGCAATATGGGGGTTGTGCCTGCGCTCCCTGGATTTTTAGAGGGACTTCGTGCGTTAACGCAAGAGTATGGTACAGTACTGATCTTTGACGAAGTCATGACCGGATTCCGTGTCGGCTATCATTGTGCGCAGGGTCGTTTCGGTATTACGCCGGATCTAACGACAATGGGTAAGGTAATTGGCGGTGGTCTTCCGGTAGGTGCATATGGTGGTAAGGAAGAGATTATGCGACAGATCGCACCGGACGGTCCGGTATACCAAGCAGGTACGCTTTCGGGCAACCCATTAGCAATGGCTGCAGGGTATGCTACACTTCAGGAACTGGGTAAGCCGGGAATGTATGAAGAATTAGAGCGCAAAAGCATCCGCCTTGCAGAAGGTATTGCAGCCAATGCGCAAGAGGTCGGTATTCCGCTTCAAATCAACGGTATTGGCTCTATGGTGGGTGTGTTCTTCACAGATCAGCAGGTCATTAACTATGAAACCGCAAAAACGTCTGATCTTGAACGATTTGCCAAGTACTTCCGATTGATGCTTGAAGAAGGGGTATCTCTGCCTCCATCCCAATTTGAAGGAATGTTCGTATCGATGGCTCACACAGATGAAGACATTGAGCGCACTATCGAAGCAAACTATAACGCATTAAAAAAACTATAG
- a CDS encoding Cj0069 family protein gives MKKHVVFFEVQGGTDKGADGYRPDTMPMIESLKSRGWSAEVIFYSDEQKDEIFEQVVRNADAYISRINPGNLKSEATYFSMLRQLCEFGVKGLPHPDAMIGYGAKDALVKLRETPLVPEDTFAYYDIASFKDNFPLSLKNGERVLKQNRGSTGEGIWRVQLVNEMDETDRVPLDALVRCTEAKDNHVEEHTLESFMTFCEQYIVGENGMLVDMPFLPRIKEGEIRLLMLHKTPVNVVHKKPAEDANAFSATLFSGAQYRYDAPEEWGDLVHSFMASLPIITEKLGGYDLPLIWTADFILDTDEQGRDCYILGEMNCSCVGFTSQLSLSENVAEEIIKILSETEMVEQ, from the coding sequence ATGAAAAAACATGTTGTCTTTTTTGAAGTACAAGGTGGAACCGATAAGGGAGCGGATGGGTATCGACCAGATACGATGCCGATGATCGAGTCGCTTAAGAGTCGCGGATGGAGTGCAGAGGTTATCTTTTATTCCGATGAACAAAAAGACGAGATTTTTGAACAGGTGGTTCGCAATGCTGATGCATACATCAGCCGAATCAATCCTGGCAATTTGAAGAGCGAGGCCACATATTTCTCGATGCTGCGTCAACTATGTGAATTCGGGGTCAAGGGTCTGCCGCATCCCGATGCGATGATTGGTTATGGAGCGAAGGATGCGCTGGTGAAGCTGCGTGAAACACCGCTTGTTCCAGAAGATACATTTGCTTATTATGACATCGCTTCGTTCAAAGACAATTTCCCGCTATCCCTAAAAAACGGTGAACGCGTATTGAAACAGAACCGGGGCTCAACCGGAGAAGGAATCTGGCGCGTGCAACTAGTAAATGAGATGGACGAGACAGATCGAGTTCCGCTTGATGCTCTTGTACGTTGTACAGAGGCAAAAGACAATCATGTAGAAGAACATACACTTGAATCGTTTATGACTTTTTGCGAGCAGTATATCGTAGGAGAAAATGGGATGTTGGTCGATATGCCGTTTCTTCCGCGCATCAAAGAAGGTGAGATTCGTCTATTGATGCTGCACAAAACACCAGTCAATGTCGTCCATAAAAAGCCTGCAGAAGACGCAAACGCTTTCTCGGCTACGTTATTCTCAGGCGCGCAATATCGCTACGATGCCCCAGAAGAATGGGGGGATCTTGTTCATTCATTTATGGCGAGTCTGCCTATTATAACAGAGAAACTCGGTGGGTATGATCTGCCGCTTATCTGGACGGCTGACTTTATACTCGATACGGACGAACAGGGACGTGATTGCTATATTCTTGGTGAAATGAACTGCTCGTGTGTAGGCTTTACTTCACAACTCTCTCTTAGTGAAAATGTAGCGGAAGAAATTATCAAGATTCTTTCAGAAACAGAAATGGTAGAACAATAG
- a CDS encoding LysM peptidoglycan-binding domain-containing protein, which produces MQDNQEAILAFPVQHSVFISPDQSEIEQIDEIELTPHIQIKETADEVIISGYLKLEGKYAGKPPKFPDIMLDSKETKVTGYVDSVVFNPFAMDPDDFETDSELTVFREKIPIHIRIARNKIEDVEQVYASVVTFDYEIQSARKLAITAELALNGVKSEISAPPKEELVSETSLSLEYVALRNVEEEDTEEEAVDTAEEESALEPEVEPIAWKESADIKSTEPAPAAEQQTEPVPESVTLKEIEVQESTEAEAAQQTESKSEVEQPAHPTVAPIIQEVKAEEKEPSIQAEEKKEEVREEESQDTIDEAPVGEEISEEAREEEQEEEQEEVEEEKQDEARVSITLKGTKRDPVTVTTSLLSSYAEREERQTAEPAPTEADEVRNQNGTGTEEGEEGPAAERKEGALYLTSFMKQGEEGFTRMKMCIAQKDETLDGIAEKYSVSPADIALANGLHTNATVAKGQVLYIPVKS; this is translated from the coding sequence ATGCAGGACAATCAAGAAGCGATTTTGGCGTTTCCGGTGCAGCATTCCGTCTTTATTTCCCCTGACCAGAGCGAGATTGAACAAATTGATGAGATAGAATTGACACCGCATATCCAGATCAAAGAAACCGCTGATGAGGTAATCATATCCGGATATTTGAAGCTGGAAGGAAAATATGCGGGCAAGCCCCCGAAATTTCCGGATATTATGCTGGATAGCAAAGAAACGAAAGTGACAGGGTATGTCGATTCGGTTGTCTTTAATCCGTTTGCAATGGATCCGGATGATTTCGAGACGGATAGTGAGCTAACGGTATTCAGGGAGAAGATACCGATTCATATCCGGATTGCCCGCAATAAAATTGAAGATGTAGAGCAGGTCTATGCATCGGTCGTAACGTTTGATTATGAGATTCAATCTGCACGCAAGCTGGCTATAACGGCAGAGCTTGCGCTAAACGGTGTAAAGAGTGAGATCTCTGCACCTCCAAAAGAAGAGCTGGTGTCTGAGACTTCGCTCTCACTAGAGTACGTTGCGCTGCGGAACGTAGAAGAGGAAGATACGGAAGAAGAAGCGGTAGACACAGCAGAAGAAGAAAGTGCGCTAGAGCCTGAGGTAGAACCGATAGCATGGAAAGAAAGCGCGGATATTAAATCGACGGAGCCTGCGCCTGCGGCAGAACAGCAGACGGAGCCTGTGCCTGAATCTGTCACGCTAAAAGAAATAGAGGTTCAAGAGTCGACAGAGGCAGAAGCCGCGCAGCAGACAGAGTCGAAGTCAGAAGTTGAACAGCCGGCACATCCAACAGTAGCTCCAATAATACAAGAAGTGAAAGCAGAAGAAAAAGAGCCATCGATACAGGCAGAGGAAAAGAAGGAAGAGGTAAGGGAAGAGGAGTCACAAGATACGATAGATGAAGCTCCGGTAGGGGAGGAAATATCAGAGGAAGCGAGAGAAGAGGAACAGGAAGAGGAGCAAGAAGAGGTTGAAGAAGAGAAGCAGGATGAGGCCAGAGTATCCATTACATTGAAGGGAACAAAGCGCGATCCTGTAACGGTTACGACATCGTTATTATCTTCTTATGCTGAACGTGAAGAGAGGCAGACGGCTGAGCCTGCGCCAACTGAAGCAGACGAGGTACGCAATCAAAATGGTACAGGAACAGAGGAGGGCGAAGAAGGGCCTGCAGCAGAGAGAAAGGAAGGCGCTCTGTATTTAACTTCTTTTATGAAGCAGGGAGAGGAAGGCTTTACGCGCATGAAAATGTGCATTGCTCAAAAGGATGAAACGCTTGACGGTATTGCTGAAAAGTACAGCGTAAGTCCGGCTGATATTGCACTTGCTAATGGACTGCATACGAACGCCACAGTAGCTAAAGGACAAGTGCTGTATATTCCGGTCAAATCGTAA
- a CDS encoding phosphotransferase, producing the protein MKGRMEWQAKHLLYEYDLFLRGIDWIRENEWKIDTDHGLFLLKKTDESPAQLYFVASWLHYLHSQGIQSIMPYCITKYGEACIREVEGTYVLQQWVTGAQPIHAIPNWESQVLREVARIHRISAQTDKGWDGYAPVSLEKIKRRWEDGIVHIKKLAKETEGEGVSPGLERTVKESAEHVQHFAEWAIQELEEAAEQIEESALVRVLCHGRIHRRNMIQGIDGQLYLTNFERANLDTPVRDLALFFRRYAPQCQWNIRKGREWLAAYEEERPLTEEERQLLSCYLLFPERLAQVARAYLRDRGEEREQNGRKLLKTWQKHLGFLPKMHQFAFAITQK; encoded by the coding sequence ATGAAGGGAAGAATGGAATGGCAGGCAAAACATTTGCTGTATGAATATGATTTGTTTCTGCGTGGGATAGATTGGATACGCGAGAATGAATGGAAGATTGATACAGATCATGGTCTTTTCTTATTGAAAAAAACAGATGAATCCCCAGCACAACTGTACTTTGTGGCCTCCTGGCTGCACTATCTGCATAGCCAAGGAATCCAAAGTATTATGCCTTACTGTATAACGAAATACGGGGAGGCTTGTATTAGGGAAGTGGAGGGGACGTATGTGCTCCAGCAGTGGGTTACAGGAGCGCAGCCGATTCATGCGATCCCGAATTGGGAGAGTCAGGTGTTGCGGGAAGTAGCACGTATTCATAGAATCAGCGCACAAACAGATAAAGGCTGGGATGGCTATGCGCCCGTATCGCTTGAGAAGATCAAAAGGCGATGGGAAGACGGAATTGTCCATATTAAGAAGCTGGCCAAAGAGACTGAGGGGGAAGGTGTGAGCCCGGGTTTGGAGAGGACAGTCAAAGAGAGTGCAGAACATGTACAGCATTTCGCAGAATGGGCGATACAGGAATTAGAGGAAGCGGCTGAGCAGATTGAAGAATCCGCACTTGTGCGTGTATTGTGCCATGGACGCATTCACCGCCGCAACATGATCCAAGGTATTGATGGCCAGCTATATCTTACGAACTTCGAGCGTGCCAATCTTGATACACCGGTGCGTGATTTGGCTCTATTCTTCCGCAGGTATGCACCGCAGTGCCAGTGGAACATACGCAAAGGACGCGAGTGGCTGGCCGCTTATGAGGAAGAGCGTCCATTGACAGAGGAGGAGCGCCAACTGTTATCGTGTTATCTATTATTTCCAGAACGTCTTGCACAGGTAGCGCGCGCCTATCTACGTGATAGAGGAGAAGAACGTGAACAGAACGGGCGCAAGCTTCTTAAAACATGGCAGAAGCATCTCGGATTCCTGCCGAAGATGCACCAATTTGCTTTTGCCATTACACAGAAATGA
- a CDS encoding cbb3-type cytochrome c oxidase subunit I produces the protein MLSNAPFSTAKNFWYTSMFWLIISMLAGLVVAVKQIDPNFLYFQGQDALNFALTYAHIRIIHTNGVLLAWLSMAMVGAMFYMIPKLTRTPLWSERLGNLTCLIWNLAIAAAVVVISMGYSSGVEYAELPLILDLGVVVLCILMSINLFMTIAKRQEKQLYVSIWYFVGSLIWLPLVYTVGNIPSSIVSGAAQANMNWFYGHNVLGLWFTTVGIGQIYYLLPKLTGKPLYSHKLSLIGFWTIATIYVWNGPHHLVNGPIPVWLMKAGIIPSVLLIIPVWTVLANVFGTMRGVWHKVSEDVNMKFLVTAAIFYLMACLQGPFQALMQVSAVVKYTHWVVGHAHMAPFAAFSFVCFVTIYYAIPRLTGRNIYSKALMNWHYYFSVIGFLMFAFTLWIAGVIQGFAWMEGTPFIETINTVRTLIVWRAVGGTMMIVGQFFFAFNIWKTVKSGTKFVSDEESVVA, from the coding sequence ATGTTAAGTAATGCTCCATTCAGTACCGCGAAGAATTTTTGGTACACTTCAATGTTCTGGCTGATTATATCCATGCTAGCCGGTCTTGTTGTGGCAGTGAAGCAAATCGACCCGAACTTTTTGTATTTCCAAGGGCAGGATGCTTTAAACTTCGCATTAACATACGCCCACATTCGTATTATCCATACGAATGGAGTTCTTTTGGCGTGGTTATCTATGGCAATGGTTGGTGCTATGTTCTACATGATTCCGAAGCTGACACGTACACCGCTTTGGAGCGAGAGATTGGGCAATCTGACTTGCCTGATTTGGAACCTGGCTATTGCTGCTGCGGTCGTTGTCATTTCTATGGGATATTCTTCTGGGGTGGAATATGCCGAACTGCCGCTGATTCTTGATTTGGGTGTTGTTGTTCTTTGTATTCTTATGTCAATCAATCTGTTTATGACGATTGCAAAGCGCCAAGAAAAGCAATTATACGTTTCTATCTGGTATTTTGTTGGCTCTTTAATCTGGCTTCCACTTGTTTATACCGTCGGTAACATCCCGTCTTCGATCGTGAGTGGTGCCGCGCAAGCAAACATGAACTGGTTCTATGGGCATAACGTGCTTGGTTTGTGGTTTACGACCGTAGGGATTGGACAAATCTATTATTTGCTTCCGAAGCTTACCGGCAAGCCGCTGTACAGCCATAAGCTGTCGCTGATCGGCTTCTGGACCATCGCTACGATTTATGTATGGAACGGCCCGCACCATCTGGTTAATGGCCCGATTCCGGTATGGCTGATGAAAGCCGGCATCATTCCTTCTGTGCTGCTCATCATTCCTGTATGGACTGTACTTGCTAACGTATTTGGCACGATGCGCGGTGTATGGCACAAAGTATCTGAGGATGTAAATATGAAATTCCTCGTTACGGCTGCAATTTTCTACTTAATGGCATGTCTGCAAGGACCGTTCCAGGCACTTATGCAGGTAAGTGCGGTTGTTAAATATACGCACTGGGTTGTTGGTCACGCGCATATGGCGCCGTTTGCAGCGTTCTCATTTGTATGTTTTGTAACCATTTACTATGCGATTCCTCGTCTGACAGGCCGTAATATTTATAGTAAAGCATTGATGAATTGGCACTATTATTTCTCTGTCATCGGCTTCTTAATGTTTGCCTTTACCCTCTGGATTGCAGGGGTTATCCAAGGATTTGCCTGGATGGAAGGAACGCCGTTTATTGAGACCATTAACACCGTTCGTACGCTGATCGTATGGCGTGCCGTTGGCGGTACGATGATGATTGTCGGTCAATTCTTCTTCGCCTTCAATATTTGGAAAACCGTAAAATCCGGCACGAAGTTCGTGTCTGACGAAGAGAGCGTTGTCGCTTAA
- a CDS encoding cbb3-type cytochrome c oxidase subunit II codes for MERNALAIYLAAIALFMMGTFATIILPFFDKEMMTPTATAEARKYDPDSPEAKGRQVYVENGCNTCHTQVVRPVKADLAMNIGPVSVPGDYVNDRPHLFGSNRTGPDLMWVGARTSKEWNLEHLKDPQKIVPGSIMPKYDYLSDEDLNNLVAYLMSLKPAPAK; via the coding sequence TTGGAAAGAAACGCGTTAGCTATTTACCTTGCTGCTATTGCGCTCTTTATGATGGGAACGTTTGCCACAATCATCCTTCCGTTCTTTGATAAAGAGATGATGACGCCAACGGCAACGGCAGAAGCGAGGAAGTATGATCCAGATTCACCGGAAGCTAAAGGTCGTCAAGTATATGTTGAGAATGGATGCAATACCTGCCATACGCAGGTTGTGCGTCCGGTTAAAGCCGATCTGGCCATGAACATCGGCCCTGTATCCGTACCAGGCGATTATGTAAATGACCGTCCACACCTGTTCGGTTCAAACCGTACAGGTCCGGATTTAATGTGGGTAGGTGCACGTACGAGTAAAGAATGGAACCTTGAGCACTTAAAAGATCCGCAAAAAATTGTTCCAGGCTCCATCATGCCGAAGTATGACTACTTAAGCGATGAAGATCTGAATAATCTTGTTGCGTATTTGATGAGTCTGAAGCCGGCTCCGGCAAAATAA
- a CDS encoding c-type cytochrome has protein sequence MSDKHHEEHFDEVMGMKQGHGKVPRFLVVVYAVLAIWAVGYALTVKGIDERPAGGEAAQGVSAEVGKGLSGQCIACHGADFKGGMGGAAPTLVGVVDKLKPEGVKEVMVKGRGGMPPLGAAWTPDQQDSMVEFLKTLK, from the coding sequence ATGTCTGATAAGCATCATGAAGAGCATTTTGACGAAGTAATGGGGATGAAGCAAGGCCACGGAAAAGTCCCTCGTTTCCTGGTTGTAGTGTATGCCGTGCTCGCCATCTGGGCTGTTGGCTATGCATTGACTGTAAAGGGAATCGATGAACGTCCGGCAGGCGGAGAAGCCGCGCAGGGCGTAAGTGCAGAAGTAGGTAAAGGACTCTCCGGACAGTGTATTGCCTGCCATGGTGCCGACTTCAAAGGCGGTATGGGCGGTGCGGCTCCTACACTGGTTGGCGTAGTGGATAAGCTGAAACCGGAAGGCGTAAAAGAAGTGATGGTAAAAGGACGCGGCGGTATGCCACCGCTTGGCGCTGCCTGGACGCCGGATCAGCAGGATTCCATGGTAGAGTTCCTAAAAACGTTGAAATAA